From Nicotiana tabacum cultivar K326 chromosome 20, ASM71507v2, whole genome shotgun sequence, one genomic window encodes:
- the LOC142174471 gene encoding uncharacterized protein LOC142174471: protein MPSYANFLKEILSSKRKLEEVSVVMLTEKCSAILQNKLPQKLGDPGSFTIPCTLGEVYFEKALCDSGASINLMSFSIFKKLDLGEIKDTSVSLQFADQSTKKPKGIIENVLVRADKFVFLVDFIVLEMKECPNEPIILGRPFLATGRAIVDVHQGQLILRIDEEIVIFDMQKILRYSGDETSSSCFSLT, encoded by the coding sequence ATGCCTTCATATGCcaattttttaaaggaaattttgtcaagtaaaagaaaattagaaGAAGTTTCTGTGGTAATGCTTACGGAAAAATGCagtgctatacttcaaaataagctaccaCAAAAACTTGGTGATCCAGGCagttttacaattccatgcactttgGGAGAAGTATATTTTGAAAAAGCACTTTGTGATTCTGGAGCTTCAATAAATTTAATGTCATTTTCTATCTTTAAAAAGTTAGATCTTGGTGAAATAAAAGACACAAGTGTTTCTCTTCAGTTTGCAGATCAAAGTACTAAGAAACCTAAGGGAATAATTGAAAATGTACTCGTAAGAGCAGATAAGTTTGTTTTCCTTGTAGATTTTATAGTACTTGAAATGAAAGAATGTCCTAATGAACCAATAATTTTAGGTAGACCATTTCTTGCTACAGGAAGAGCAATTGTAGATGTTCATCAAGGACAATTAATTTTAAGAATTGATGAAGAAATAGTCATatttgatatgcaaaagatactaAGATATTCAGGAGATGAAACATCATCTTCATGTTTTTCATTGACATGA